Proteins from a single region of Deltaproteobacteria bacterium:
- the rpsT gene encoding 30S ribosomal protein S20: protein MANIKSAVKRHKQSLRRRSRNRVRKSRVKTTVKAIKLALQENNLEKAKELLPLAMKEIHRAASKGAIHRKNSARKIARLSSFVHRYETQETKD from the coding sequence TTGGCAAACATCAAATCGGCAGTGAAGCGGCACAAGCAGAGCCTGAGGCGAAGATCGAGAAACCGTGTGAGGAAATCGAGGGTGAAAACTACCGTCAAGGCCATAAAGCTGGCCCTTCAGGAGAACAACCTTGAAAAAGCGAAGGAGCTCTTGCCCCTGGCAATGAAGGAAATACACAGGGCAGCCTCAAAGGGTGCCATCCACAGGAAAAATTCGGCAAGAAAGATAGCCCGCCTATCCTCCTTCGTTCACAGATACGAAACCCAGGAAACAAAGGATTGA
- a CDS encoding leucine--tRNA ligase → MRYDPSRIEEKWQRLWEEEGVFRSVEDPDKPKYYCLEMFPYPSGRIHMGHVRNYTIGDVIARYKLMRGFSVLHPMGWDAFGLPAENAAIKEGEHPATWTYANIAYMKEQLRRMGFSYDWERELATCDPEYYRWEQKFFIEMFRRNLAYKKKALLNWCPSCKTVLANEQVEGGSCWRCEDPVTVREMDQWFLKTTEYADELLDYTFKMPGWPERVLVMQRNWIGKSQGAELDFPLLDSDTKIRVFTTRPDTVFGATFMSIAPEHPLTIQLARDSGREEQVQEFIDRIVLQDRAQRTSEEVEKEGIFTGAYCINPFTGWEMPIYAANFVLFEYGTGAVMAVPAHDQRDFEFAKQYELPIVVVINPEDSTLDPETMTAAYEGPGVMVNSGDFSGLPSEEGKEAINRFAGKKMIGGKAHSYRLRDWGISRQRYWGAPIPVIYCEKCGVLPVPESDLPVLLPDIEKIDFEGGAPLRKIEEFVNVTCHACGGHAERETDTMDTFVESSWYFIRYCCPKEAKDPFHRGSVHYWMPVDQYIGGIEHAVLHLLYARFFVKALRDMGYLDFDEPFQNLLTQGMVIKDGEKMSKSKGNVVDPEYLIERYGADTSRIFTLFASPPEKDLDWSDKGVEGGSRFIKRVYNLVVQHLDRLRDVTPLRGDAEYEGTVKELRHETHKTIRKVTNEIETRFHFNTAIAAIMEFVNYLYKVDPHELEEDLPRSALAEAIQTLILLLSPFVPHLSEELWELSGNARFVSSQPWPKFHENLALSESIPIVVQINGKVRSKIVVDADVTEEQVREMVLSDQRVKEYTSGKEVRKWVYVQGKLVSLVVG, encoded by the coding sequence TTGAGGTACGACCCCTCGAGGATTGAAGAGAAGTGGCAGAGGCTCTGGGAAGAAGAGGGGGTCTTCAGATCGGTGGAAGATCCCGATAAACCCAAGTACTACTGCCTCGAAATGTTTCCCTATCCTTCGGGACGCATCCACATGGGCCACGTGAGAAACTACACGATCGGGGACGTCATCGCACGCTACAAGCTCATGAGGGGGTTCAGCGTTTTGCACCCTATGGGGTGGGATGCATTCGGCCTGCCTGCCGAGAATGCGGCCATCAAGGAGGGGGAGCATCCCGCAACGTGGACATACGCAAACATCGCCTATATGAAGGAGCAGCTGAGGAGGATGGGTTTCAGCTACGACTGGGAGAGGGAGCTGGCCACCTGTGACCCGGAGTATTACCGGTGGGAACAGAAATTTTTCATAGAAATGTTCAGGAGAAACCTTGCCTACAAGAAAAAGGCACTCCTGAACTGGTGTCCTTCGTGCAAGACCGTTCTTGCCAACGAGCAGGTTGAGGGCGGTTCATGCTGGCGATGCGAAGACCCGGTAACGGTGAGGGAAATGGACCAGTGGTTTCTGAAAACGACCGAGTATGCCGATGAACTGCTCGATTACACGTTCAAGATGCCCGGCTGGCCGGAACGGGTCCTCGTAATGCAGAGAAATTGGATAGGGAAGAGCCAGGGCGCCGAACTGGATTTCCCCCTGCTCGATTCAGACACGAAGATACGGGTTTTCACGACCAGGCCCGACACGGTTTTTGGGGCAACCTTCATGAGCATTGCCCCCGAGCATCCCCTTACCATTCAACTTGCCAGAGATAGCGGGAGGGAGGAGCAGGTGCAGGAGTTTATCGACCGCATCGTGCTGCAGGACAGGGCCCAGAGGACGAGCGAAGAGGTGGAAAAGGAGGGGATCTTTACCGGCGCATACTGCATAAATCCCTTCACCGGCTGGGAGATGCCCATCTATGCGGCAAACTTTGTCCTTTTTGAATACGGCACCGGTGCCGTCATGGCTGTCCCCGCCCATGATCAGCGGGATTTCGAGTTTGCGAAACAGTATGAACTGCCCATCGTTGTGGTGATAAACCCCGAGGATTCGACCCTTGACCCTGAAACCATGACCGCAGCCTATGAGGGTCCGGGAGTCATGGTGAACTCCGGTGACTTTTCCGGTTTGCCGAGCGAGGAAGGCAAGGAGGCGATCAATCGATTCGCCGGTAAAAAGATGATCGGTGGAAAGGCGCACTCTTACCGGTTGCGGGACTGGGGGATATCGAGGCAGCGCTACTGGGGGGCGCCGATCCCGGTCATATACTGTGAGAAGTGTGGAGTCCTCCCCGTGCCCGAGAGCGATCTGCCCGTGCTCTTACCCGACATCGAGAAGATAGACTTCGAAGGAGGGGCACCGCTGAGGAAAATAGAGGAGTTTGTGAATGTTACCTGCCACGCCTGCGGAGGGCATGCGGAGAGAGAAACGGACACAATGGACACATTTGTCGAGTCCTCCTGGTATTTCATCCGGTACTGCTGCCCCAAAGAGGCGAAAGATCCGTTCCACAGAGGCTCGGTTCACTACTGGATGCCGGTGGATCAGTACATAGGCGGTATAGAACACGCGGTTCTGCATCTCCTCTACGCCCGGTTTTTCGTGAAAGCGCTGAGGGATATGGGGTACCTGGACTTTGATGAGCCGTTCCAAAACCTCCTCACCCAGGGGATGGTGATAAAGGACGGGGAAAAGATGTCCAAATCGAAAGGGAATGTCGTCGATCCCGAATACCTCATCGAGAGATATGGAGCCGACACATCCCGCATCTTTACCCTGTTCGCGTCGCCCCCGGAAAAAGACCTCGACTGGAGCGACAAGGGTGTCGAAGGGGGCAGCAGATTTATAAAGAGGGTCTATAATCTCGTCGTTCAACACCTCGACAGATTGAGGGATGTAACCCCCCTGCGGGGGGACGCGGAGTATGAAGGTACCGTTAAAGAGCTCAGGCACGAAACACACAAGACGATCAGGAAGGTGACCAACGAGATCGAAACGAGGTTTCACTTCAACACCGCAATTGCCGCGATCATGGAGTTTGTGAACTACCTCTACAAGGTCGACCCGCATGAGCTTGAGGAGGACCTCCCCCGAAGCGCGCTGGCGGAAGCTATCCAGACACTGATCTTGCTCCTGTCTCCCTTCGTTCCCCACTTATCGGAAGAGCTCTGGGAGCTCAGCGGGAATGCGAGGTTCGTTTCAAGCCAGCCCTGGCCAAAGTTCCATGAAAACCTTGCGCTCAGCGAGAGCATCCCGATTGTGGTTCAAATCAACGGGAAGGTGAGATCGAAGATCGTCGTTGATGCCGATGTGACGGAAGAACAGGTCCGCGAGATGGTGCTTTCAGACCAGAGGGTAAAGGAGTACACTTCGGGCAAGGAAGTGAGGAAATGGGTCTACGTTCAGGGAAAGCTGGTCAGCCTCGTGGTTGGATAA